A portion of the Juglans microcarpa x Juglans regia isolate MS1-56 chromosome 1D, Jm3101_v1.0, whole genome shotgun sequence genome contains these proteins:
- the LOC121250539 gene encoding caffeic acid 3-O-methyltransferase-like produces MESQTESHSLNNLDGDQKEEDESFLYAGQLVNSLVLPMALQTAIELGVFEILAKAGPGAKLSSSQIVAKMPTTNPEAPQMLDRILRMLASHSVVRCSAGADDAGAFQRLYSLCPVAKQFVPDEDGISFGPMMALLQDKVFVDSWFQLKGAILEGGIPFDRVHGTNAFEYPGLDPKFNQVFNKAMLNHTAMVIKKIIECYKGFETLKQLVDVGGGLGVALNLITSKYPHIKGINFDLPHVVQNAPSYPGVEHVGGDMFKSVPKADAIFMKWILHDWSDEHCVKLLKNCHAAIPNDGKVIVVEAVLPKMPEVSTSVRCTSQLDVLMLTQNPGGKERTEEEFMALATKAGFKGIRYECFVYSFWLMEFFK; encoded by the exons ATGGAGTCTCAGACGGAATCCCACAGCTTAAACAATCTTGATGGTgaccaaaaagaagaagatgagagctTCCTCTATGCCGGGCAACTCGTAAATTCACTTGTGCTGCCCATGGCCCTGCAAACGGCCATTGAGCTCGGCGTTTTCGAGATTCTGGCCAAAGCAGGTCCTGGAGCCAAGCTTTCCTCCTCGCAGATTGTGGCAAAGATGCCCACCACCAATCCTGAGGCGCCCCAGATGCTGGACCGCATCCTCAGGATGCTGGCCAGCCATTCCGTGGTAAGATGCTCTGCGGGTGCTGATGACGCTGGAGCTTTTCAGAGGCTCTACTCTCTTTGTCCTGTGGCTAAACAGTTTGTCCCTGACGAAGATGGGATCTCGTTCGGCCCTATGATGGCTTTGCTTCAAGACAAGGTCTTCGTAGATAGCTG GTTCCAACTGAAAGGTGCGATTCTTGAGGGAGGAATTCCATTCGATAGGGTTCATGGCACGAATGCTTTTGAATATCCTGGTTTGGACCCCAAGTTTAATCAGGTTTTTAACAAAGCTATGCTCAACCATACTGCAATGGTTATTAAGAAGATCATCGAATGCTACAAGGGCTTCGAGACACTCAAGCAATTGGTCGATGTTGGCGGTGGTCTAGGAGTCGCTCTCAACTTAATTACTTCCAAGTATCCCCATATTAAGGGCATTAATTTCGACTTGCCTCATGTTGTACAGAATGCACCATCTTATCCGG GTGTGGAACATGTAGGAGGGGATATGTTCAAAAGCGTTCCTAAAGCAGACGCAATATTTATGAAG TGGATACTTCACGATTGGAGTGACGAACACTGCGTGAAGCTTCTGAAAAACTGCCATGCTGCAATTCCAAATGACGGGAAGGTAATAGTTGTGGAGGCAGTTCTTCCCAAGATGCCCGAGGTTAGCACTTCTGTGAGGTGCACCTCACAACTTGATGTGCTTATGCTGACACAAAACCCAGGAGGAAAGGAAAGGACCGAAGAAGAATTCATGGCCTTGGCAACCAAAGCTGGATTCAAAGGCATCCGATATGAATGCTTTGTTTATAGTTTCTGGCTCATGGAGTTTTTTAAATAG